Proteins from a single region of Paenibacillus sp. BIHB 4019:
- a CDS encoding DUF1648 domain-containing protein, whose protein sequence is MKNNVWTWLIIALSFIAGIIFYSSLPDTMPVHWNAFGEPDRYAGKMFALFFIPALMVLVTLMFKYLPKIDPKLAASSSTIKSTDIINQVLMLGLAAIQGFIIAYGYGVELDILMVVIPFIGILFITIGNYLPRMKPNRFVGIKTPITLNNEHVWRKTHQLSAKIFFWGGFLIIGTVFLPGLVQLISFLTLIALVSILSVISSIFVNKKI, encoded by the coding sequence ATGAAAAACAATGTTTGGACTTGGCTTATTATCGCGCTATCCTTTATTGCCGGGATAATCTTCTACTCTTCTCTGCCTGACACTATGCCCGTACATTGGAATGCGTTTGGCGAGCCTGACCGTTATGCCGGCAAAATGTTTGCTTTATTTTTCATCCCGGCATTGATGGTGCTGGTTACACTGATGTTTAAATATTTGCCGAAAATCGACCCTAAGCTGGCTGCAAGCTCAAGCACGATTAAAAGCACCGATATTATCAATCAAGTGCTGATGCTTGGCCTAGCCGCCATTCAAGGCTTCATTATCGCATATGGCTATGGCGTCGAGCTTGATATTCTGATGGTCGTCATCCCGTTTATCGGCATTTTGTTCATTACGATCGGGAACTATTTGCCGCGTATGAAGCCCAATCGTTTTGTCGGCATCAAAACACCGATAACGCTGAATAACGAGCATGTATGGCGCAAAACACATCAGCTTTCGGCCAAAATATTTTTCTGGGGCGGCTTCCTCATTATAGGGACGGTGTTCCTGCCAGGCTTAGTGCAGCTGATCAGCTTTCTGACGTTGATTGCGCTCGTTTCCATCCTGTCGGTCATCTCTTCTATCTTTGTTAACAAAAAAATATAG
- a CDS encoding autorepressor SdpR family transcription factor, whose product MNQAFKALSDPTRRTILDLLKEQDLTAGEIADHFHMTKPSISHHLSLLKQAELVSDERKGQHIYYTLNTTVFQDLLKWIASFQ is encoded by the coding sequence ATTAACCAGGCGTTTAAAGCGTTATCCGATCCCACTAGACGCACGATCCTTGATTTATTGAAAGAGCAGGATTTGACAGCGGGGGAAATTGCAGACCATTTTCACATGACCAAGCCGAGCATTTCCCATCATTTAAGCTTGCTGAAGCAAGCTGAGCTAGTATCGGACGAACGCAAAGGGCAGCATATTTACTATACGCTGAATACAACCGTCTTTCAGGATTTGCTCAAATGGATTGCTTCGTTTCAATGA
- a CDS encoding DEAD/DEAH box helicase — protein MNRWTGKTSGLEEWLELLKHDQDITDNITHWRTIPPREACTAALPADLHPKLAEALRSKGINELYTHQETAYRFVREGHSVVAVTPTASGKTLCYNLPVLQSLLEDEEGRALYLFPTKALAQDQVAELQTLADLMDVDLKTNTYDGDTPPTVRQVIRNAGHIVVTNPDMLHSAILPHHTKWVKLFENIKYIVIDELHAYRGVFGSHVANVIRRLKRICRFYGSNPQFICASATIDNPAEHAAKLIGEPVRLVDNNGAPTGEKHFIFYNPPVVNRQLGIRRSSVLETRKLAGLLLRQGVQTIVFARSRVRVELLLTYLQDIIKDKLDAKTIRGYRGGYLPKLRREIERGLRSGEIRGVVSTNALELGIDIGQLQACVLNGYPGTVASTWQQSGRAGRRQGSAVTFLVASSNPLDQYMIQNPDFFFNRPPERALIHPDNLLVLIDHVKCAAYELPFEEGEKFGEESLADMMEFLTEEKVLHRAGSRWYWMEQSFPAHNISLRSAAQENFVIIDMTEGSRVLGEVDRFSAPTLIHEEAIYIHEGVQYQVEKLDYAEKKAYVRKVDVDYYTDANLAVELKVLYVDKERESGELTRQYGELALNAKATIFKKIRLRSHENIGSGPIHLPEEELHTSGYWFSFSEEAAARKSKNEMQYALLGIANVLVHIAPLYLMCDPYDIRVVPQVKAVHTQKPTIYFYDRYPGGIGLSERLFEVHDELIRQAKSLIRGCTCLSGCPACVGPIEEVGLLGKEQALKLLEEAEGNT, from the coding sequence ATGAACCGCTGGACGGGAAAGACCTCGGGACTCGAGGAGTGGCTGGAGCTGCTGAAGCACGATCAGGACATAACGGACAATATCACCCACTGGCGGACCATTCCGCCTCGCGAGGCTTGTACCGCAGCATTGCCTGCGGATCTGCATCCTAAGCTTGCGGAAGCGCTGCGCTCAAAGGGAATTAATGAACTATATACGCATCAGGAAACGGCCTATCGGTTCGTTCGAGAAGGCCATAGCGTTGTAGCGGTCACCCCGACTGCCTCTGGCAAAACCTTATGCTACAACCTGCCGGTGCTCCAGTCTTTATTAGAGGATGAGGAAGGCCGGGCGCTGTATTTGTTTCCGACGAAGGCGCTGGCGCAGGATCAGGTGGCTGAGCTTCAGACGCTTGCCGATCTGATGGACGTCGACCTCAAGACGAATACATACGACGGGGATACCCCTCCGACTGTAAGGCAAGTGATCCGCAACGCTGGACATATCGTCGTAACGAATCCGGACATGCTGCATTCGGCGATTTTGCCGCATCATACGAAATGGGTTAAGCTGTTTGAAAATATTAAATATATCGTGATCGATGAGCTTCACGCCTACAGAGGCGTGTTCGGAAGTCACGTTGCCAATGTGATCCGCAGGCTCAAAAGAATTTGCCGGTTTTATGGGTCTAATCCGCAATTTATTTGTGCATCAGCGACCATTGATAATCCCGCCGAGCATGCAGCAAAGCTAATAGGCGAGCCTGTGCGGCTCGTCGATAACAATGGCGCGCCAACGGGCGAAAAGCATTTTATTTTTTATAATCCGCCTGTTGTGAACAGGCAGCTAGGCATTCGCCGCAGCAGCGTGCTGGAGACGAGGAAGCTGGCAGGGTTGCTGCTTCGGCAAGGCGTGCAGACGATTGTGTTCGCCCGCAGCCGGGTGCGCGTCGAGCTGCTGCTGACCTATTTGCAGGATATCATTAAGGACAAGCTCGATGCGAAGACGATTCGCGGCTACCGCGGCGGGTATTTGCCCAAGCTGCGGCGGGAAATTGAGCGGGGCCTGCGCAGCGGCGAAATTCGCGGCGTCGTCAGCACAAATGCGCTGGAGCTCGGCATTGACATTGGCCAGCTTCAAGCTTGCGTGCTGAATGGTTACCCAGGCACAGTAGCCAGCACCTGGCAGCAATCGGGCCGTGCGGGGCGCCGGCAGGGCAGCGCGGTTACTTTTTTAGTGGCAAGCAGCAATCCTTTGGATCAATATATGATTCAAAATCCTGACTTTTTCTTCAATCGGCCGCCAGAGCGCGCGCTTATTCATCCCGATAATTTGCTCGTGCTCATTGACCATGTGAAATGTGCGGCATACGAGCTTCCATTTGAAGAGGGCGAGAAGTTTGGCGAGGAATCGCTTGCGGATATGATGGAGTTTTTAACGGAGGAAAAGGTGCTTCACCGTGCGGGCAGCCGCTGGTATTGGATGGAGCAATCGTTTCCCGCCCATAACATTTCGCTGCGCTCCGCAGCGCAGGAAAACTTCGTCATCATTGATATGACAGAGGGCAGCCGCGTACTCGGCGAAGTTGATCGCTTCAGTGCCCCAACCCTTATTCACGAAGAAGCGATATATATCCACGAGGGCGTGCAGTACCAGGTCGAGAAGCTGGATTACGCTGAGAAGAAGGCTTACGTGCGCAAAGTCGATGTCGATTATTACACCGATGCGAATCTCGCAGTGGAGCTGAAGGTGCTTTATGTAGACAAGGAGCGCGAATCGGGCGAGCTGACGAGGCAGTATGGAGAGCTGGCGCTGAATGCCAAGGCGACGATTTTTAAAAAGATTCGGCTGCGCAGCCATGAAAATATTGGCTCTGGTCCGATTCATTTGCCAGAGGAGGAGCTGCATACGAGCGGCTACTGGTTCTCGTTCAGCGAAGAGGCTGCTGCGCGCAAAAGCAAAAATGAGATGCAATACGCTCTGCTGGGCATTGCGAATGTGTTGGTTCATATTGCACCGCTCTATTTGATGTGCGATCCCTATGATATTCGCGTCGTCCCGCAGGTGAAGGCTGTGCATACACAGAAGCCGACGATTTATTTTTATGACCGGTACCCGGGCGGCATTGGTCTTAGCGAAAGACTGTTTGAGGTGCATGATGAACTGATCCGTCAGGCAAAGTCGCTCATTCGCGGCTGTACTTGCTTGAGCGGATGCCCAGCCTGTGTGGGGCCGATTGAAGAGGTCGGACTGCTTGGCAAGGAGCAGGCGCTTAAGCTTCTGGAGGAAGCGGAGGGAAATACATGA
- a CDS encoding ribonuclease H-like domain-containing protein has translation MSSLRERMNRLRSSAAGSAISTGEAIGSAGQQTSEVPDLEASLEASLEGNKEATETEAELEIEAGAEQLPDSWLAMGVKLQTNEVGTFLLREVKYPAAHQHGIHRLSELQEASKGLSAFHGEQIGAEHLLILDLETTGLGVGTGNVPFMVGIAYWQEQQFIVEQALIRHPAEERAMLAYLKEKLTAYAYLVTYNGRTFDWPVMLNRFILNGFGSKVWAPLHLDFLHPARSVWRNTLASCRLSHVEEERLGIERVDDVPGSLAPQLYFQYLADQNPEPLEGVFRHNEIDMLSLASLAIRFGHLLNGEAGCGPLPMPEEPEEIVRTGLWLEKMGQAEKAERLFAVAEQLPGMTLNALLLLAARDKKAGNWRRAVLLWQKAVMLPHKFGASDDSAFIELAMYYEHKLKDYDSALLYADEALQMALSHPLRGRQTAKQRAELAELRKRSLRLQGKIGRKLGNHGT, from the coding sequence ATGAGCAGTTTGCGAGAGCGAATGAATCGTCTGCGCAGCAGCGCAGCCGGTTCGGCAATCAGCACAGGCGAAGCGATAGGAAGTGCGGGACAGCAGACTTCTGAAGTGCCTGATTTAGAAGCCTCTCTAGAAGCCTCTTTAGAAGGTAATAAAGAAGCCACTGAGACAGAAGCAGAATTAGAAATAGAAGCGGGCGCGGAGCAGCTTCCAGATAGCTGGCTCGCCATGGGCGTCAAGCTGCAAACGAATGAGGTAGGAACCTTTTTGCTGCGTGAAGTGAAATATCCTGCGGCCCATCAGCATGGCATTCACCGACTTTCGGAGCTTCAGGAAGCCAGCAAAGGGCTATCTGCTTTTCACGGGGAGCAAATTGGCGCAGAGCATTTGCTTATTCTGGATTTGGAGACGACCGGCCTCGGAGTCGGGACAGGCAATGTGCCGTTTATGGTGGGCATTGCCTATTGGCAAGAACAGCAGTTTATTGTAGAACAGGCGCTCATTCGCCATCCGGCAGAGGAACGGGCGATGCTGGCCTATTTGAAGGAAAAGCTGACGGCTTATGCGTATCTGGTAACGTATAACGGACGAACGTTTGATTGGCCCGTCATGCTGAACCGATTTATATTGAATGGCTTTGGAAGCAAAGTGTGGGCGCCGCTGCACTTGGATTTTCTGCATCCTGCACGCAGCGTTTGGCGCAATACGCTTGCTTCATGCAGGCTAAGCCATGTGGAGGAAGAGCGGCTAGGCATTGAGCGAGTGGATGATGTGCCAGGCTCGCTTGCCCCGCAGCTGTATTTTCAATATTTAGCTGATCAAAATCCGGAGCCGCTGGAAGGCGTATTCCGCCATAATGAAATCGACATGCTTTCTCTTGCGAGCTTAGCGATCCGATTTGGGCATTTGTTAAATGGCGAAGCGGGCTGCGGCCCGCTCCCGATGCCTGAAGAGCCGGAGGAAATCGTGCGAACAGGGCTTTGGCTGGAGAAGATGGGACAGGCGGAGAAGGCGGAACGATTATTTGCGGTGGCAGAACAGCTTCCGGGTATGACGCTTAATGCTTTGCTGCTGCTCGCGGCACGTGACAAGAAGGCTGGAAATTGGCGGCGAGCTGTGTTATTGTGGCAGAAGGCTGTAATGTTGCCTCACAAATTTGGGGCAAGCGATGACAGCGCCTTTATCGAACTCGCTATGTATTACGAACATAAGCTGAAAGATTATGATTCGGCTTTATTATATGCGGACGAAGCGCTGCAGATGGCGCTTAGCCATCCGCTTCGGGGGCGTCAGACTGCCAAGCAGCGGGCGGAGCTTGCAGAGCTTCGCAAGCGGTCATTGCGCTTGCAGGGCAAGATAGGAAGGAAGCTGGGGAATCATGGGACATAA
- a CDS encoding TIGR01457 family HAD-type hydrolase encodes MGHNLPEMMGLLIDLDGTLYHGTRRIEGADALLRKLKELNLPYRFVTNNSSATPGDVAERLNRMDIPAEAQDVCTSAQAAAEYVASVKPGASVFVIGEAGLRAAIEEAGLRLTEEQPDFVIQGIDRELSYSRLSLAVRYIHGGAPFILTNPDLLLPSEGGLMPGAGSIGAMLQAAGGKEPIVIGKPSSILMDYSLKQLGLPASDTWVIGDNLATDIAAGRASGCGTLLVLTGLTTEQNYKHYSERAGCEPDKICRNLDELISYITETANS; translated from the coding sequence ATGGGACATAATTTGCCTGAAATGATGGGCCTGCTCATCGATCTCGATGGCACGCTTTATCATGGAACGAGAAGAATTGAAGGCGCAGATGCTTTGCTGCGCAAGCTTAAGGAGCTGAATCTTCCTTATCGGTTCGTTACGAACAATTCTTCGGCTACCCCCGGAGATGTAGCGGAGCGATTGAACAGAATGGATATTCCGGCGGAGGCGCAGGATGTGTGCACATCAGCGCAGGCTGCTGCGGAATATGTGGCTTCTGTAAAGCCGGGAGCTTCTGTTTTTGTTATTGGAGAGGCTGGCTTGCGCGCAGCTATTGAAGAAGCCGGCTTGCGGCTAACGGAGGAACAGCCGGATTTTGTTATTCAAGGTATCGACCGTGAGCTTAGCTATTCGAGGCTTTCGCTTGCGGTTCGCTATATTCATGGCGGAGCTCCGTTTATTTTAACGAACCCGGATTTGCTGCTTCCTTCGGAAGGCGGATTAATGCCGGGGGCTGGTTCAATTGGAGCGATGCTGCAAGCAGCAGGGGGCAAGGAGCCGATTGTCATTGGCAAGCCCTCATCGATTTTGATGGATTATTCCTTAAAGCAGCTCGGCCTTCCGGCTTCGGACACATGGGTAATCGGTGATAATCTGGCTACGGATATAGCAGCTGGCCGCGCTTCGGGCTGCGGGACGCTGCTCGTTTTGACAGGACTTACAACGGAGCAAAATTATAAGCACTATTCGGAACGCGCAGGCTGCGAACCGGATAAAATATGTAGAAATTTAGATGAGCTGATCTCTTATATTACGGAAACTGCAAACAGCTGA
- a CDS encoding DNA-formamidopyrimidine glycosylase family protein: MPELPEIENYRVLLTERLAGDRITGTQVLQEKFLNVSAEQFDEALTNRTIWFVERRGNHLLLHLDNGKRLLAQLHAGAYLFYGQGEERPQSEAQIVIHMEKGSLYVAGMRQGFVHLLSVKETQQVLAELGPDPLDKRLTLEKFVQLFRKKRGALKAALADQQVISGIGSVYADEIAFAAAVRPDIKIPLIQEDAWQRLFEAMHVVLKDAAAKGGSMEQPLTMDDKLTGGYYIQRRVYERAGEACSTCGSQIEVVGTAARKAFVCPSCQPEQVES; this comes from the coding sequence ATGCCGGAATTGCCGGAAATCGAAAATTATCGCGTATTATTAACAGAACGGCTCGCAGGAGACCGAATTACAGGCACACAAGTGCTGCAAGAGAAGTTTCTAAATGTTTCCGCTGAGCAGTTTGACGAAGCGCTAACGAATAGAACGATCTGGTTTGTGGAGCGTCGTGGCAATCATTTGCTTCTGCATCTAGACAATGGCAAACGTTTGCTTGCGCAGCTTCATGCTGGTGCGTACCTGTTTTATGGGCAAGGCGAGGAACGCCCGCAGAGCGAGGCGCAGATCGTCATTCATATGGAAAAGGGAAGCCTTTATGTTGCAGGAATGCGCCAGGGCTTCGTTCATCTTTTATCGGTTAAAGAAACGCAGCAGGTGCTGGCAGAGCTAGGGCCTGATCCTTTAGATAAAAGGCTGACGCTTGAAAAGTTTGTTCAGCTGTTCCGTAAAAAACGCGGTGCTTTAAAGGCCGCATTGGCTGATCAGCAAGTAATTAGCGGAATCGGTTCCGTTTATGCCGATGAAATTGCATTTGCTGCCGCTGTGCGTCCGGATATCAAAATTCCGCTTATTCAAGAAGACGCATGGCAGCGTCTATTTGAAGCGATGCATGTGGTGCTGAAGGATGCGGCGGCTAAGGGTGGGAGCATGGAGCAGCCCCTTACGATGGACGACAAGCTGACAGGCGGCTACTATATACAACGCCGTGTCTACGAGCGTGCAGGGGAAGCATGCAGTACTTGCGGCTCCCAGATTGAAGTCGTTGGCACTGCTGCGCGCAAGGCATTTGTCTGTCCGTCCTGCCAGCCGGAGCAAGTGGAAAGCTAA
- a CDS encoding cyclic-phosphate processing receiver domain-containing protein, whose product MIHLFLDDYRHCPKGFELALTAEQCKQMIDTQEIDILSLDYDLGWNQDTGAEVVRHIVSTGRYPKQVFLHTSSAAGRVQMYQMLYANAPKETKVHNGPMPFSLLEEIASL is encoded by the coding sequence ATGATACATCTTTTTTTAGACGATTACAGGCATTGCCCAAAGGGATTTGAACTGGCTTTGACAGCTGAACAGTGCAAACAAATGATTGATACGCAAGAAATCGATATTTTATCGCTTGATTATGATTTAGGCTGGAACCAGGATACGGGTGCAGAGGTTGTTCGCCATATAGTGAGCACCGGACGTTATCCAAAGCAGGTTTTCCTGCACACCTCCAGCGCAGCAGGACGGGTACAAATGTATCAAATGCTGTACGCCAATGCACCGAAGGAAACGAAAGTGCATAATGGGCCGATGCCGTTCTCGCTGCTGGAGGAAATTGCTTCATTGTAA
- a CDS encoding SAM-dependent methyltransferase, giving the protein MSRWIGTANQGYAAYAVEELRRLLGQLKVTQLAAGEVFLFESPLSREETLEAVQRQLPIFLRHLQPVDRVIEASGNADDLEELSRVVRNAQLSFVDKQVSIHLRKAKVTVYPYSAADTKAVLDAVLEEIGAESARQSPDMIIAIYAAASQLYVGCGTPVEMLSDWPGGAVRFQREEGQISRAKFKLLEAEREFGLHYETFQQALDIGAAPGGWTSLLLERGLRVTAVDPGELHPSLNGHPALTYHKRNASDVKLPAEAYDLLVCDMSWSPMQMSRLVLDLQQSLAREATAIITIKLMHRKPLQTIRDVSERLSSAFTIERAKQLFHNRDEITLYLKYRKA; this is encoded by the coding sequence ATGAGCCGGTGGATTGGTACGGCTAATCAAGGATATGCTGCCTATGCGGTAGAAGAGCTGAGGCGTTTATTAGGCCAGCTGAAAGTGACGCAGCTTGCAGCTGGTGAAGTATTTTTGTTTGAAAGTCCGCTTTCAAGGGAAGAAACCTTGGAAGCGGTTCAGCGGCAGCTGCCGATTTTTTTAAGGCATTTGCAGCCGGTTGACCGCGTCATTGAGGCAAGCGGCAATGCGGATGATTTGGAAGAGCTGTCCAGAGTGGTGCGGAATGCACAGCTTTCTTTTGTGGACAAGCAGGTATCGATTCATTTGCGCAAGGCGAAGGTTACCGTCTATCCGTATTCTGCGGCAGATACGAAAGCGGTGCTGGATGCGGTGCTCGAAGAAATCGGAGCCGAATCAGCGAGACAATCGCCGGATATGATTATTGCGATTTATGCTGCTGCAAGTCAGCTGTATGTCGGCTGCGGCACACCTGTGGAGATGTTGTCCGATTGGCCGGGCGGCGCTGTGCGTTTTCAACGGGAGGAAGGGCAAATTTCCCGTGCGAAGTTCAAGCTGCTGGAGGCGGAACGGGAGTTTGGCCTGCACTATGAAACTTTCCAGCAGGCGCTGGACATTGGTGCGGCACCGGGAGGCTGGACGTCGCTGCTGTTGGAACGAGGTCTCCGAGTGACGGCCGTCGACCCTGGCGAGCTGCATCCTTCGTTAAATGGCCATCCTGCATTAACCTACCATAAGCGTAATGCGTCGGATGTGAAGCTGCCCGCAGAAGCTTATGATTTGCTTGTCTGCGATATGAGCTGGAGCCCGATGCAAATGAGCAGGCTCGTGCTCGACCTGCAGCAGTCCTTAGCGCGTGAAGCTACAGCGATTATTACCATTAAGCTCATGCACCGCAAGCCGCTGCAAACGATTCGAGATGTGTCAGAGCGGCTCAGCTCCGCTTTTACGATTGAGAGGGCCAAGCAGCTATTCCACAATCGCGATGAAATTACATTGTATTTAAAATATCGCAAGGCTTAG
- a CDS encoding sensor histidine kinase: MRKIRALYANLRIKHKLFLLLSAVLLTVAVLGGVLQQYAFDIYDQKIYEQSAKALSLSAVSIENELRKIEQLSYTIATDTKVQEYLRTIKSGGTEYDNYVLQMNIQDRVVNLGGLDKYIHSVQLYDVHDKAYATGVRTINLSSSRLERLKLETKRNEGGNTWVAPGEGDSSLSAAREIRSYKNLDMDYLGTIVVRVDAVKLFHDLSAGLDSSGANMMIARGAELIYPDKAIFSVEELLSLTDGSSGYRIMEREGNSFFVTYVASSRMNWYYYTIISFDDIFRNLVWVKNFVIAAFGLLFIISGIFALRVANGITKPIERLNANMKRIQLGYFDYVEDPAERALAMDEVGQMQRNFRIMVERINELIHENYVKQLAIKDTQFKALQANINPHFLYNTLDSINWSAKMSNQLQISQMVEALGSLLRTSINLKESIIPLRKELEIVNHYITIQTFRFEERLDFKLDVPEELLSCGLPKLALQPLIENAIHYGLEEMIDSCTISIQAYTEEGFLYIVVRDNGPGMEQAYADKLLSGEVKTKGTGLGLRNIDERIKLLYGEEYGLHVSSQPNEGAAVSLKLPDERKD; the protein is encoded by the coding sequence TTGCGTAAAATAAGAGCGCTTTATGCGAATTTGCGTATTAAACATAAGCTGTTCCTTCTCCTCTCCGCCGTCCTATTAACCGTTGCGGTACTTGGCGGCGTTCTTCAGCAATATGCCTTCGACATCTACGACCAGAAAATCTATGAGCAATCTGCCAAAGCGTTAAGCCTCTCTGCCGTAAGCATTGAGAATGAGCTTCGAAAAATCGAGCAGTTGTCCTATACGATTGCCACAGACACCAAAGTACAGGAATATTTGCGGACTATTAAGAGCGGTGGAACGGAATACGATAACTACGTGCTTCAAATGAATATTCAGGACCGCGTCGTTAATTTGGGCGGCTTGGATAAATATATTCATTCCGTTCAGCTATATGATGTGCATGATAAGGCTTATGCAACCGGCGTGCGCACGATAAATTTATCGAGTTCCAGACTGGAGCGGCTCAAGCTGGAAACGAAGCGAAATGAAGGGGGCAATACGTGGGTAGCGCCTGGCGAAGGCGACAGCTCACTATCTGCAGCCCGTGAAATTCGCAGCTATAAAAATTTGGACATGGATTATTTAGGCACCATTGTCGTGCGCGTAGATGCGGTCAAGCTGTTCCATGACTTGTCGGCCGGCCTTGACAGCAGCGGAGCTAATATGATGATTGCCAGAGGCGCAGAATTAATTTATCCGGACAAGGCTATTTTTTCTGTCGAAGAGCTCTTAAGTTTGACAGATGGGTCAAGCGGATACCGCATTATGGAGCGGGAAGGCAATTCTTTTTTTGTCACCTACGTCGCTTCCAGCCGCATGAATTGGTATTATTATACGATCATCTCGTTTGATGATATTTTTCGCAATTTAGTTTGGGTCAAAAATTTCGTTATTGCCGCTTTTGGCTTGCTGTTTATTATTTCAGGCATATTTGCGCTGCGCGTCGCCAACGGGATTACTAAACCGATTGAACGGCTTAATGCCAATATGAAGCGCATTCAATTAGGGTATTTCGATTATGTAGAGGACCCGGCGGAGCGGGCGCTTGCGATGGATGAGGTAGGCCAAATGCAGCGAAACTTCCGTATCATGGTTGAACGCATCAATGAGCTGATTCATGAAAACTATGTCAAGCAGCTTGCGATTAAGGATACGCAGTTCAAGGCGCTCCAGGCGAACATTAATCCGCATTTTTTGTACAATACACTTGATTCGATTAACTGGAGCGCCAAAATGAGCAATCAGCTGCAAATTTCGCAAATGGTGGAAGCGCTCGGCTCCTTGCTTCGCACGTCGATTAACTTGAAGGAGTCGATTATACCGCTGCGCAAGGAATTGGAAATCGTCAATCATTACATTACGATTCAAACGTTCCGCTTTGAGGAGCGCCTCGACTTCAAGCTTGATGTTCCAGAGGAGCTGCTCAGCTGCGGTTTGCCAAAGCTGGCGCTGCAGCCGCTGATTGAAAATGCCATCCATTATGGATTGGAAGAAATGATTGACAGCTGTACCATTAGCATTCAGGCTTATACAGAGGAAGGGTTTCTGTATATCGTTGTGCGGGATAATGGTCCCGGCATGGAGCAGGCTTATGCGGATAAGCTGTTAAGCGGCGAGGTGAAGACGAAAGGAACAGGGCTTGGGCTGCGAAATATTGATGAGCGCATTAAGCTGCTGTATGGCGAGGAATATGGCCTTCATGTGAGCAGCCAGCCGAATGAAGGGGCAGCGGTCAGCCTGAAGCTGCCTGATGAAAGGAAGGATTAG